Part of the Woronichinia naegeliana WA131 genome, CCGTAAGAGTTTCAGCTTTTTTTCGGCAAGCCCTAATTACATCTGTATAAATGCTCTTTGCATTCTCTAACCATTCTGTAAATTTTAATCTTCCTTCTTCCTTATCATTTACTTTTTCATATATCTCTCTAAATGACTCTTTATATTCATACGCTTTACGCAAACGAGCAGATTGCTTTAACACCAATTCTAGTTTTTCTAACTCTTCCTCTTTTAGGTCTTCTTTATTTTTTAATAATAGCCACTTTTCTCCCTTGATTTTTACATTCAATTTTGTCTGTTTACGGATTTTATTCAATTCTTCATTCAACGCCTTCATTACATGAAATCTATCTGTTACAATTACTGCATTCGGAAATACTTTTTCTATTACTTTAGGAAATCCTCCCCACATATCTACACTCACTTGTTCTACTCCTTCCCTCACCTCTAATTCTTTCTCCATCAGCACTTCGATGATTTTATCTTGTTGATGACTATCTATCACTTCTATTAATTCTCCTTTCTCTATATCTCCTAACACTGTTACAAAATTCTGATGACCTTTTCGTTTCGCTATTTCATCCATCCCGAGGTGTTTTACTCCTTGCCAATCTTTTTTTTTAGCTTCACATTGACGTTGGTAAATTCCATTCACTTGATCCCATGATAGAGATTCCTCTCTACCTACTTGTTCCACACTGCTCACATTTACTCGTCCATAAATATATTCTTCATACCTCACTGTGTATTTCCTACGGGCTTCCATAAATTCTAGATTTTCTGTAAAAAACCTTTGACAATCTTTACAGTAAAATTTACGACGAGGGACTTTCAGATATACCATTTGACCAGAGATAGACAAGTCCCTTGGGCGTGACCTTTAGTTGATGAAGGAAAAGAAAAGTGTTAACATGAGATGAAAAGTGACAAAGAGGAAACAATGATGACAGCAAAACTAATTAATGTAGAGGGTTCAAAGATAAAAATAGAACTAACATTAGAACTCAGTCGTTCAATGTTGGATACAGAAATAAATATTCAAAAAGGCTTAAACGAAGTAGGTTGCATCGCCAGCAAAGAAGCCTTGAAATATTTAGATACAGATGGTTCACCCTTAAAAATCGGTGAAGAAATCTGGAAGAGTAAGGGAGAGCAACCGAAAGAATATCAAACACCTTATGGTGAGGTTATAGTGAATCGTCATGTATATCAGCGTTCACCTTTGAGGAAAAACGTATTGCCCCTTAGAAAGAGAAGCAAGGATAATCATAACATCAACGCCATTATTGGCAAAACAGGTATCCTCAAAAATGTCAGGGATGGCAGGCAAAGAGGTGAAAAATGATTTATTAGAAAATCATGGTAGAAAAGTAGCGCTATCCTATATCCAAAGATTGAGTGAAGCAGTAGGAAGTGTGGTACAGGCAAAAGAAGAAGCGTGGAGTTATGCCCCGCCCAAGGAGGATAGCCAAATTGCAACAGTGGGAATAGGATTAGATGGAACCTGTATGCTGATGTGTGAGGATGGCTACCGTGAAGCAATGGTGGGAACCGTTTCCCTATACGATAGTGAAGGCGAACGTCAACCTACAATCTATCTAGGTGCGGCACCAGAGTATGGAAAAAAGAGTTTTCTAGAAAGATTAGAAAGAGAAATTGAGCGAGCGAAAAACCGTTATCCAGAGGCAACATTGGTCGGGATAGCAGACGGGGCAGAATCAAATTGGAAGTTTTTAGAAAAGCAAACGGAAGAACAGATATTAGATTTCTATCATGCCTCTGGTTACTTAGGTGCCTTGGCAGAAGCGTTGCATCCGAATACCGTGTCAAAACAAAAAGAATGGTTGACTGAAAATTGTCGAGAACTCAAGCATGAAAAAGGAAAAGCAGGAGAACTGCTAAATCTGATGAAAGAAGTCAAAGAAGAAAAAAGTCATTCTAAGAATCTTACCGAGAAACTACAAGCAGCGATTACTTATTACGAGAATCATCAGCATCAAATGGATTATGCTGAATACATAGAGAAAAAGTATCCGATTGGTTCAGGTGTTACGGAAGCAGCTTGTAAGACGTTGGTCAAACAACGATTATGTTGTTCAGGGATGCGATGGAAGGAAAAAGGAGCAGGAATTATTTTGAGCCTACGAGCTTTGGTATTGACCAAGGAACGATGGAGTCAATTTTGGGCAAAACTTGATCAATATGGGTTCCCTGTAGAACCCTGATTACAACAGCTTTTATCAACTAAAGGTCGCACCCAGTCCCTTACTAATACACTGTTCGTCTGATGTAATTCATCCGTTAAGCTACCACAATAATTACATTTGACTTCTTCCTCTTGACAACTCAGTATTAAAAACGCTTGTTTTCCCTCTTGAATCACATTTCTTATGTTTACCTTTGGCAAATCTACCAGATTTTCTAGAAAAAATAACATTGATGCCATCCTCATATAGTGTATCTTATTATACATCTTCTACCGCAAAGCCAGAAGAACCAAAAGTTGTAGAGTCGTTTTTCTTGTGAAAAATGGTGTTAATTTTCCTCTCTTTTGTGAGGAGTGATTTGTGTTGACCTTTTTAGACAGAAAGGAACAATAGATTAAACAAAATCTGTATTTTGATTTGTTTCCATAAGGATAAGTTATCTATGCTTTTTCAGTCCATACTTCCCTAACCCACATTTCTTTCGTTTTTTGACTTTTTCAGCAAGCCCTACTTATTTTCATATTTTTCCTTATCTGCTCTAGCGTTGAGCCATCTGCTATCCACACTGCACTAAACTTTTCTCTTATTTTTTCCCATTTTTCTCCTACTTGGAGCTTCTTCCCTTTTTCGGCTGCTTTTTCTAACACTACCTTTAGTAATATTGCAAATATTTCGGCTGGCACATTCATCATTCTTTTTGATACTGCCTGTTTGCTTACTTTTAATGATGCTACCCATAGCAATCCCTCTTCCTCTAACAGTCTTACCGCTTC contains:
- a CDS encoding ISL3 family transposase, giving the protein MVYLKVPRRKFYCKDCQRFFTENLEFMEARRKYTVRYEEYIYGRVNVSSVEQVGREESLSWDQVNGIYQRQCEAKKKDWQGVKHLGMDEIAKRKGHQNFVTVLGDIEKGELIEVIDSHQQDKIIEVLMEKELEVREGVEQVSVDMWGGFPKVIEKVFPNAVIVTDRFHVMKALNEELNKIRKQTKLNVKIKGEKWLLLKNKEDLKEEELEKLELVLKQSARLRKAYEYKESFREIYEKVNDKEEGRLKFTEWLENAKSIYTDVIRACRKKAETLTEKR